The DNA segment CAATCTACCAAGCTATATGCAGATTTATCTCTAAcccatataaatataaaagattGATATACAGTTAAAGGTACACACTCATAAATACATTTATTATCTCTTCAATATGTTATCAATATCTACGGATATTAATACGATAttgataataaaaatatttatcacTATCTCTAACATACACAacctttacactttttaataaatTCTTTTTCCAACTCTCCTCACTTTAATATCCCAGTGATATCGTGATATCGTCAGTTCCGACACCTCCTTGAAtcactttttctatttttatctcACCCTCATCAATTTTTCCAcattaataatagtaatataATAAAAGTCACTAAGACAAGTTGCCAATTCAATGATGTAACTCTTTCTCCTAAAGCAAAAATGGCTCACAAAGTCACAACACATCCTCTCCTTCACTATAATATAATCAACTAAATGAATCAAATGTTCATGCACTtgcactcaatatatatattatagtatACACTTTTATCATTTATTAGTTATTTCGGCTTATACCCACGTTTTATTTGACTATAATCCCAATCACATCACTTCACCCCCACGAGTTATGATATTTCCTTGAACCTGTCTTTAATTTAATATCCATATCTGATCAGTAtccaattatttataattaatatctAGATGGCCAACATGTATATATGCTTTtggactttttatttttttttaatctttttttgcATATACGCCATGGTACGTCTTAttcatatattattttatttatttatttatattcatcTGTTGTATGTATAAATACCCCCCTTCCCCATATATCCTCCTCAATGAGAATCCAAATctcaaattaattaatatccttaatttcaaAGAAATCAAAATGGTGAGAGCTCCTTGCTGTGAAAAGATGGGATTAAAGAAAGGTCCTTGGACTCCTGAAGAAGAtcttattcttattaattatattcagcAGTTTGGCCATGGCAACTGGAGAGCTCTTCCTAAACTTGCtggtaatttctttttatttttcttaacttttgtgATCTTAGACTAATTATGAAGTTTTTCAAGAGTGTTTTTGTTTCTGatctttattattttcttcttaatttcAGGTTTATTGAGATGTGGAAAGAGTTGCAGGTTGAGATGGATTAATTACTTAAGACCAGATATTAAAAGAGGAAATTTCACTAGAGAAGAAGAGGATTCCATTATTCAATTGCATGAAATGCTTGGAAATAGGTATGTTCATGAATTCTGATAAATTTTGATTCATATGATTTTGTTAAGTTGTCGCGTGGTAATCGTGTTATGTGATATAAATATTCCGTCATGTCTTGATAAATCATATTATCATATCAGAAATTAATAAGATGATCCTTAGTTTATTCAAATGCAAAAAGAGACAAAGTTAAGCATGTGAAAGCTGAAAACAAGAAAGATTCTTTCTTACTCCGTGACTGTAaattcaattgaaaattgaTGCAAATCTCTGacagtattttttatttatttttggttcaGATGGTCAGCAATTGCAGCCAGATTACCAGGAAGAACAGACaacgaaataaaaaatgtatggCACACCCATTTGAAGAAAAGAACATTGAAGAAAACCCATTCTACAATTCCAGAAATTAAAACAGACTCCATTGATGACATATCAAGAAAAAACAACACAGAAACTGATTTCATCAATGTTGAAGAATCTGAGGGCATGGAATTTAATAGGCAGCAGCAGAATTCGCCACAACAATGTTCAAGTGATGATTCCTCTTTGACTACAGATGATACTACTActattaataataatagtagCAGTGACAATTCCATGAAAATTGAATTATTATCAGATGATTTTCCAGAAATGGATGAGAATTTCTGGTCGGAAGTATTGTCAGCTGATGAATCAAGATCGGCCTGTGATTCACCGGTGGAGGTTTCCGGTCAAGTTCCGTTTTGTCAATTAGAGTCGGTCCAATTTGATAGCATGGACTTTTGGTATAATCTTTTTACAGGAGCCGGTGAATCTTTGGAATTACCGGGAATTTTCGGATGAGTTAATTATACATGATTGGATGTAatttaatttaacttttttttttttttggttttgaaattttgAGATGGGAAAAGATTAGGATTAATTGCTGTCCATTTTGTAGTTTATTAGAAGAGATGAcacataaatataatattaatcaattagttgatgAAAATTTCTCCATTTATTGGACAAAAAATTCAGCATGTCGgcttgaaatatatattatatggtATTTGTCAAAGCAAGATGGAATTAATAAGACAATGCATGTGTACAATATTGATCGTAGCCCCTAAAATTGGACTATTCAAATAATTGAATATATTTTGATCACAAAGAGGAGTGAGAGAAACAATGTGCTTGTTTTTAGCCTAAATAAACAAAGCAATCGCAATCACAAGCTAGAATTTATAGAAATTTGAAAATTTcccaatttatataaaaagaaacTAGCCTTCATAATGGTTTCAAAATTTTAGATTAATAAAAAGTTGTCTTAAAAATCATAAAGAATGTGTATATACCTTTAAAAccctaaaataataaattacataaaagatTTTACACTTAAAGTAACTATTACATAAATAAAAGGTAGAGAAAAAAATGGAAATGTGTATAGGGTAAATTTGTAATTAATATATAAGAAACAAGAGAACCCAAAAACAACAAGGAATGAGTAGGCTTAATGATGAGCATGAAAACGCGTAACCACGGGTAGGGATCATCGTCCCAAAGGTGAGATCGTCGACCTCACAACATTCTGTTCGGATGTTGGGAGTCACGGAGCGTCAACCCCGGACTTGGGTTGGCAACTTGAGGCTCGAAAAtgtcattttcatttttttttatcttttggtGTCTCTTGTTTCGCTTTCACACCTCTTGAGTCCCTTGGGACGCCTCAAATGCTCATTTGGTTCTTTTGGAGGGGATTGAACAAATTTATCTTCTCATCATTCTCCCTTCCTTGAAATTTTTTTGACTTTAAATCTTATGTAGGATAGTCAAAAATATGGATTTTGCTCTCAGTTGTTCTTAAAAACTTCATTTCGCATGTGTACTCAAAAGCTACATCGCTGACTTCAAGTCTTGTTGGTCCGTCTACAACCTTCACCTACTTGTTAAAATTCTGAAGTAGTGTCGAATATATGATGTCTCATAGACATCCATGTAGTTTTATGCTCATTTTTTCACTTAGATCATTTATGCTTACTCAAATCTCGGATAAATATCCTATAGATGGTACATATTATACTAAAGTTCACCATAACTCTAATATGACTTTGTGTAGGTCGACCCCGGATCTCTCTAGTATTCTTCTTATTGACCCGAATACCAAGTCCATTCTTGACACACCTCAAGAACACCAAACTTCTCTTTATAAAGTGGTACTTCATAATAAGGGCATAAAGTGTTCCCTCAATAAGGAAATATAAATCTTAATATAAGTAGGTCAACAAAATTGGCAAGTTTCAAAATTATCTAACATGAGTCGACAATCTCATACATGTTTATGACTATTTGTCTTGCCGAAAGGCACAATAAAGAGCTATCTACTCTTCTTTGTAAAGCTCGTTTCCTCATGAGGAAGGTTATAAGAACTATCACCTGAAATCAAAGTAGATTGGTAAGTTATCCATTT comes from the Euphorbia lathyris chromosome 5, ddEupLath1.1, whole genome shotgun sequence genome and includes:
- the LOC136231308 gene encoding transcription factor MYB13-like is translated as MVRAPCCEKMGLKKGPWTPEEDLILINYIQQFGHGNWRALPKLAGLLRCGKSCRLRWINYLRPDIKRGNFTREEEDSIIQLHEMLGNRWSAIAARLPGRTDNEIKNVWHTHLKKRTLKKTHSTIPEIKTDSIDDISRKNNTETDFINVEESEGMEFNRQQQNSPQQCSSDDSSLTTDDTTTINNNSSSDNSMKIELLSDDFPEMDENFWSEVLSADESRSACDSPVEVSGQVPFCQLESVQFDSMDFWYNLFTGAGESLELPGIFG